The DNA window AAGGTTTTACAGTAGAGTTTTCACAAAACACTATGATTACAGCTGGTTTCACCAACCTTCCAAAGACTCAGACTCAATACGGAAACGGTTCTCATGGAAAATATGAATTCTGGGATGGTGCAGATGGAGGTGTAAATGATGGTGATATGATCTGGGGACCTAAATTTGTTCCAGGATTACAAATAGCACAATGGAATAGTCCAATTAGAGATAAAACAACAGGGCAGGTTATTCCATGGTATGGCACTGTAGCAGGAAGCCAGTACAATGACAAATCAAGATATGAAAGAGTTCCTATCGATTGGGAATATCATGATAACTTAAATACTTTTTTAAAACCAGCAGTTATCAATAACAATAGCTTTTCTATTAGTTATAAAAATAATAAAGACACCTACAGACTTTCCGGTAATTTCATGAATTATGATGACAGAATTCCGGAAGCTTATTTACAACGTTATGGAATAAATTTCTCTTCTGAAAATCATATAACTGACAAGCTAATCTTTGATACGAAGTTTAATTTTAATCAAACTTTTACCCCAAACATTCCTAATTACGATTACAATCCAAGTGGGCATATGTATACCATTCTTATCTGGATGGGAGGTGATGTAAACGGAAAAGATTTAAAAAACCACATGTGGGTTCCTGGTCAGGAGGGACGAACACAGGCTAACTGGAACTACGCATGGTACAATAACCCATGGTTTGGAGCAAATTATTACAAAAATAAGAATAGAACCGATGTGATCAACGCACAAACAGGTTTAGAATATAAAGCAACTCAGGATTTCTCTATTAAAGGTAAAATATCTATTGTTGAAAATCACAATACGCAAGAGATCTTAAGTCCTTATTCATATTTCAATTACAGTGCACCAAGAAGTGGAGGATATCTTTTGAATGACACAAAGACATGGAATCTAAATTCTGATTTTTTAGCCACTTATAAGAAAAAGATCTCTGAGAACTTTGACTTTACAATTAATGCCGGAGCTTCAACATTTTACTATAAGAACGATGTAGATAATGCTTCAACAGATGGATTAAAAATTCCTGAACAATACACACTAGACAATTCTGTGGGAGCGGTAAAATACTATGACTATCTTAAGGAAAAGCTAATTTACAGTGCGTACAGTACCATAGATATTGGCTTATACAATGCATTCTTCATTAATGTGTCCGGACGTAACGACTGGTCTTCTACATTGCCAAAAGCTAACAGGTCTTATTTCTATCCTTCTGCTTCATTAAGTGCAGTGATATCGAATCTCGTTAAAATGCCTGAAGCTATTAACCTGTTGAAGCTATCTGCTTCATGGGCGAAAGTGGCTTATGACTTTCAGCCTTACTCGATCAGAAATTATTATTTAAATAATGATGGTATTACTTTCAATGGAAATCCTACCAATTATTATCCAACAACCTTAAATTATGAAAACTCTCTGAAACCGGAGCAAACCAAATCTTATGAACTAGGTTTAAGTGCAGGTTTGTTTAAGAACAGAGTAACATTAGATGCTACTTATTTCAGAACATTAGATTATAATAATATCCTTCAGTTTCCAAGTGCAGAATCTTCAGGCTTTAAGTCTCAATATGTAAATGGTAACGAATATACCACAAAGGGAGTCGAGATTTCCTTAGGGCTGGTTCCAGTAAAGACGAAAGATTTTATGTGGAAATCACTGATCAACTGGAGTAAGTACGAACAGAAACTAACATCTATCTATGAAAACATGCCTAATTACAACAACATTAAGCTAGGCGAAAGAATGGATAGTTATTATGATTATACGTGGCAAAAATCGCCGGATGGAAAAGTAATTCTGAATGCAGAAACCGGAATGCCAACAAAAGCGAACACTCCTACTAATCTTGGACATTTCAACCCAGACTGGACTTTTGGATTTAATAATACATTCAAATACAAAAAGTTGAGTTTAAACATTGGCATCGATGGAAGTATTGGGGGAGTAATGAGATCTCAGGTTGTGGAAAAAATGTGGTGGGGAGGAAAACATCCTAATTCTGTGGCATACAGAGATGAGGAATATGCTAATCCGGGTACTTATTATTTTGTACCGGATGGCGTAAATTATAATGCTGCTACCGGTACTTACACTCCGCATATAAAACCTATCAGTTTCCAGGACTGGGCACAAAATTACCCTTATCAGGCAAGGGTAACAGAAGATGAAAGTGAAGAATTTGCCAATGTTTTTGACAGGACTTTTATAAAATTAAGATCAGTAGTTCTGGAATATGATTTCTCTTCTTTGTTAAATCCAAAAGGATTTGTAAGGAATTTTACTGTAAATGTATCAGCCTATAATCTTGCCATGTGGAAAAAATCAAAAAACCTCTACTCTGATCCGGACTTCCAGGTAAAAACAGGAAATGACATTCAGGATCCTTCAAGCAGATGGTTTGGAATTGGATTCAATCTTAAATTTTAATTAAATAACATTTCAGTCAAAATGAAAAATATTATAAAATCATTAGTTGTTATAGGAGCTTTTGCACTTACTTCGTGTGAATCAAATCTTGATAAGATCAACGAAAACCCAAACGATCAGGCTACTATTGATCCTAAATCTCTTTTAACCTATGTTTCAAAATCGGCTTTTCAGGTAAACGGAGATAATATGTATGCATCAAGAATGTTGATCGGAATCGATGGTGAAAATTCATATCAATATATGAAATGGAATGATTCTTCTTTCGAAGCCTATACGGGTGGTCTTCTGAATACCGTAAAAATGATGCAGGAAGCGGAAAGGATCAATAATAAAAATTATATCGCTATAGGTAAGTTTTTAAGAGCCTATTATTTTTTTAATCTAAGCTTAAAATCCGGAAGTATTCCTTATTCAGAAGCAGTAAAAGGAGAATCAGGAATTACCCAGCCTAAATATGACAATCAGGAATCTGTAATGTCAGGGATTTTAACAGAGTTGAAAGAAGCGAATGATCTTATTAATACCACTGATAAGATAGAAGGTGATATTATTTATAACGGTGATGCAATGAAATGGAAGAAATTAATCAATTCTTTCCGATTGAAAATTTTAATTACACTTTCAAAAAAGACAAGCGTTGGAAACTATACGATTGCAACAGAATTCGCCTCGATTGCAGGAAGCCAGCCATTAATGTCTTCCATTGCTGATAATGGGGAGTTAAAGTTTGCAGACGTTGCTGACAGCAGATATACCATGTTCAATAACAGTGGTTATGGTTCAAGTTTGTATATGGCAGATTATTTTATTAATCTTTTTAAAACCAGACAAGATCCCCGTTTGTTCACTTTCGCAGCTCAAACTACGTCAGCTAAGGAAGCAGGAAAACCGGTTACCGATTTTACAGGATACAATGGTGGAAATCCTACCTCACCTTATTCTGATAATGCCGCATTGGTTGCTGCGAAAAATATTTCTAAGATCAATGACCGTTTCTATAAAGATCCAACAAACGAACCTTCTTCGGTATTAAGCTATCCTGAATTAGAATTCATTTTAGCAGAAGCTACAGCAAGAGGATGGATTTCAGGATCTGCAAAAACTCACTATGAAAATGCTATCAAAGGTAGTTTTAGTTTCTACCAAACCTATGTAAAGAATCCGAATCTTTATTTTGCAGGTTTTAATGTAAATAATTATTTAACGACTTCTTTAGTTTCTTATGATAATTCAGCTTCGTTAGCCAGTCAACTGGAAAAAATTATGACTCAGAAATACATGACGATGTTTCATCAGTCACAATGGACATCTTATTATGATTATCTGAGAACTGGTTTTCCTAATTATCCTTTACAAACCGGAGTTTCTGCGCCTTTACGATTCAGATACCCACAGACAGAGTACAATTACAACAGTGTAAATCTGAAAGCTGCACTGGCCGCACAATATGGAGGAACTGATAATATCAATTCTAAACCTTGGTGGTTACAATAACAATTTAACATTTTAATCTACATAAAAGAAATCGCAGGAAATATTATCTTGCGGTTTCTTTCTTATTATAATTCAACATGAACAGAAAAGAATTTTTAGCAAAGTCAGGGCTTTTATTAGCAGGTCTTGGAACTTCAAGTGTTTTACATCCTTCAATTTTAAAAGCATTAGCTATTGAACCTGCTGCTTTATCTACATTTTATGATGCCGAACATGTCGTTATTTTGATGCAGGAAAATCGTTCATTTGACCATGCTTTTGGTTCATTAAAGGGTGTAAGGGGATTTCTTGATAAAAAAGCTTTCGTAAAACAGGATGGACATTCTGTTTTCTTTCAGAAGGGTAATGATGGAAAATATGCTTCCCCTGCCCGTTTGGATCTAAGAAACACAAAATCTACATGGATGAGCTCACTACCACATTCGTGGTCGGATCAACAAAAGGCTTTTAATAAAGGAAAATATGACCAATGGTTACAATCAAAAGCTTCAGGAAATAAAGATTATAAAAATATCCCACTTACTTTGGGATATTATAATCGTGAGGATCTCCCGTTTTATTATCAGTTGGCAGATGCGTTTACGATATTTGATCAATATTTCTGTTCTTCCCTTACGGGTACTACTCCGAACAGACTTTTTCATTGGTCGGGAACTCTTAGAGAGCAGCAAAATGGTAAAGTAAAAGCTAATGTCTATAATGAAAATATAGATTATGATAAAAACCATCAGGCAAGATGGAAAAGTTTTCCGGAAATATTAGAAGAACAAAATGTCTCATGGAAAATATATCAGAATGAAATCAGTCTGCCAAAAGGAATGTCCGGAGAACAGGAAGCATGGCTGAGTAATTTTACAGATAATCCTATAGAATGGTTTTCAGCATTTAATGTAAAGTTTTCCGAAGGATATTATAAAAATATTCCAAATGTTATTAATTATCTGAAGCAGGAAATTGAAAAGAATCCCAGCCATAAAGAAAGATTAGAAGATCTGATCACAGAGCTTCAGGAAGATCTGGTTAAATATCATCCGGATAATTATTCAAAATTATCTCAAAAAGAAAAAAACCTCCATGAAAAAGCATTTACAACCAATTCCGGAGATCCCAATTTTTGGAATTTAGAAATTGGAAATGATGAACATGGTGAAAGATTGGTAGTACCAAAAGGAGATGTACTATTTCAGTTCCGCAAAGATGTTGAGGAGAAAAAACTGCCACTGGTTTCATGGCTTGTAGCTCCAGAACATTTTTCCGATCATCCCGGATCACCATGGTATGGAGCGTGGTATATTTCAGAAGTTTTAAATATTCTTACCAAGGATCCTGAAACGTGGAAGAAAACCATTTTTATTATCAATTATGACGAAAATGATGGATATTTTGATCATGTTTTACCTTTTGCTCCACCATTAAATCCAAGTCAACCTGTCGATATGAATGGAAAAGAAGGGGTAGATTATGTCAACAAAAATCAAGACTACATGGCTGACCGTAAATTAAAAGACCATGAGCGTATTGAAGGAACAGTTGGTCTGGGTTATAGAGTTCCTATGATCATTGCATCTCCATGGACGAAAGGGGGATTTGTAAACTCAGAAGTTTCAGATCATACTTCTGTCTTACAGTTTCTGGAAAAATTTATTAATAAAAAATTAAATAAAAATGCCACAGTAGAAAACATTAGTGATTGGAGGCGGGCAATTTGTGGAGATTTAACTTCAGCTTTTAATTCTTCAAATATTAAAGCACCACAGATGGATTATTTAAATCAAAAAGAATATGCAAAAACCATCAATGCGGCCAAAAACAAACCTGTTCCAAATTTGAAGTGGCATTCAGAAAATGAGCTAAACAGCAGTTTATTGGAAATTCAGGAAAGAGGAACAAGACCTTCCAATGCATTACCGTACAACTTTATTGTTAATCTAGATGGTGATCAAATTAAAATGCAGAACTTGAGGGAAACCGGAATTCCTTTATTGATCTATGACAGATCAAAACTAGATAGTGAAAGCTATTACTTTTCATATGCTCTTTATTCAAAACAGGAATTATCACATTCTTTAAATCTGGATCACTATAATTACGAAGTTTTTGGTCCAAATGGTTTTTATAGAAATTTTAAAGGAGATCAACAACCTGGATTTGAAATACATTTATTAAATGATACGAGGAATAATGAAGTTCAGTTACTTTTCAAAAAACATATAAAAGAAAGTATTTCTGTTATAATAAATGATATGTACGAGAAGAATCAAAGAAAAATTACTTTAAACAAAGCTCAGGAAACGATCATCATAAATCTTAATAAAAATAAAGGCTGGTATGACTTGAAAATAACCGAAAATGATCATATCTGGCAATTTTCGGGCAGAATAGAAACAGGAAAAACATCGATCTCTGATCCTCATTGGATGTAATAATATACATTTAAATAAAACTTAAGCCTTACCTTATTTGTGTAAGGCTTTTTTGTGCGCTACCAAATAATTTTCGTTCTTACATAGATCAAATAATAAAAATTTAGGCATTATTCTTGATGCCATTAAAATATTAAATCCAAGCTATGTGAGTAAATATATACTATGCAACGCATACTGGAAAGTAAATTGCTGTAATTATTAAAAAATTAAAATTTTCATTGTTTATCTTAATTTCACTAACTTCACTTAAAATTAACTATAACTAACTATCATGAAAAAATTTAAGTTTACATTATCACTTGCTTTAATTGCCCTTGCAATTTCGGCTAATTTAAGTGCACAAGACACTAACACTGACAATCACACCATCTCGGTTACGATTCCCGAAGTTGCGCTAGTAGATATTGAGCCTGCAGCTACAAAAAACATTACTTTAGGTTTTACGGCTCCAACAGAAGCAGGGTTACCAATCATTCCGTCCACTTCAAATAATACACTTTGGTTAAACTATTCCTCAATTAAATCAGTTGCAGATGCTACCCGTAATGTTTCTGTAAAATTAAATGCCATAATTCCAGGAATAGACATCCATGTTACAGCTGCTGCTGCTGCTGGAGCAGGTGCCGGAACATTAGGGACACCATCAGCACAATTAACTTTGAGTGCAGCAGATCAAACAATTATTTCAGGCATTGGCAGTGCGTATACAGGAGATGGAGCTAACAACGGACATAATCTCACCTATGCTTTAGCAGCCGGAAGTGGTCCTGGTGGAGTTGCAAATTATGCTGATCTTCAAGCAACAGCTACGGCTGTCGCTACAGTGACCTATACCATTTCGGATAATTAGAAGCTAAAAATCTTATATAATTTTAGTAAGAAGAGATCATACAGATTATTTCTTCTTACTATTTTGTTGCCGTGTTTTAATCTCAAACTTTACATAATTATGATAAAGCGTATTTTCATTTTTACATATCTTCTTTTACCACTTGTATTTTTACACGCGAGTATTGTAATTCTTAATGGTCTTACTCATAACTATAAAGTAGAAAACGGGCAGGTTTATAAAGGAAAAATTGCAATAGAAAATACAGATAATAAACCTCAGAGCATAAAAATATTCTTACAGGATTTTACCTATCAGGCAAATGGAACTATAAGTTATACTGCACCCCATACGAATGAGAAGACCAATTCGGATTGGATCAAACTTAATACGAATTACCTTAGTCTAAAAGCCAAAGAAAAAACAGAGGTATATTATGAGATTACTGTACCTGACCAAATTTCCGAGGCTGGCAGCTACTGGAGTGTCATCATCGTAGAACCAGTAGATGATATAAAACCAAGTAATAATAGTGCAGGAGTCAATATAACGTCTATTGTTCGGTATGCCATTCAGGTGATTACCGATTATGATTCTGAGAAGTTAAGACCTGACCTTAAATTCGAAACAGTGAAAATTGACAAGGAAGAAGGTAAACAATTATTAAAAATTGCAATTGCTAATAAAGGGAAAATTTATTGCAAACCAACAGCATCTATTGAGATATATAATAGAAAAAATGGACAAAAAATAGGCAATTTTTCAAGCCAGGCGATGGGATTATTACCAAGCACATCGAAATCCTTTTACATTGATATCAGTAAAGTTCCACCTGATAAATATAATGCCGTCGTCATCGCAACAGATGAAGACGAAAATGCTTTCGCCCTCAATGTGGAACTAGAAGTAAAAAATGATTAAAATTTGGGCTTTATATCTCTTCATACTCCTCCCAGTACTTACTTTTTCTCAAAAACAACCTAAAGAATTTGTCAGCAAAAAAGATAGTCTACTTCCGGGAACGGCTACTTCTGTTTCGTTTACTTTAGAAAATAAAACTTTAATAAACAAGACTTATGATATTCGTATTGAAACTTCCAATCCATATATCAGACCTATTTTAAATAGAAATGAATTGACAATCCCTGCGGAAGAAAATACGGTGTACATTGTTCCTTTAAGAATTGCAACTGAAACTCCAAAAGGAGTATATAATGTAAGATTATATGGAACAGAAAAAAGTGATGGTGAACAATTCATCAAAACACTGGAAATAGAAGTTGTTGGAAATAGAAAACTTTCCCTTACCGCAATAAATTCTCCAGAGTTTGTAAAAGCAGGTGAAACCATTACCTCTTCTTTTTTATTAAAAAATAGTGGAAATGTAGCCGAGAAGCTCATACTGGAAAGTAAAAATGCTGTTGTGGATCATGAAGCTTCCTTACTTTTACCACCCGGTGAAACTAAAATAATTAACATCGCTAAAAATACAAATCCTGATTTGGGAAAAAATGAATATCAAAATCTCAATCTTTCTGTATATTCAATAGACAATCCCAAGGAAAATCAAACCGCTTATAGCAGTACCAAAATTATTTCTGTTAAACCTACTGAAGACGATATATATCACCGGTTACCTGTTTCAGCTTCTTTAGCTTTTATAGGAATGAAGAACAGAGGGATTTATCATGATGGTTTTCAAGGAGAATTATATGGTAAAGGTACCCTAGATAAAGAAAATAAAGGAATACTAGAATTCCATGCAGTATCTTCGAATCCTGTTGAATTTAACTCTTTTACCCAATATGAAGAATATTTTATTAATTACAGGCGTGATAATCTCTTTGCTCATTTGGGAGATAAAACTTATTCTTCATCTTATCTTACAGAGTTTGCCAGATATGGCCGTGGTGTAGAATTACAGTATAATTTCAAAAAAATAAGTATTGGTGGCTTTTATAACCATCCAAGATTTTTCCGTGATATTAAAGATGAATTTAATGTTTATTCAAAATTTAAAATCAATAAAGAATCAGAAATTACAGCAGGATATTTATATAAAATACCAAGAACCGGAGACGTCAAATTAAGTTTAAATGATGTCAGATTAGATTCTAATGCTCATCTTCCTTATGTAACAGGGAAATTCAAACTTGATAAGCATCTGGATGTATCCGGAGAACTGGCCTACAGCAAAACAGATAATACAGACGGTACTGCTTACATGGTACAGGTTTTGGCTAGCTATGAAAAGTTTAACGGAAATATCATGTATATGAGAGCGAGTCCTCAATTTTCCGGATATTTCACAAATACAAGTACTTTCAACGGGAATTTGCAGTATAAGGTATCAAGAAGGCTCAGTGTATTTGGAAACTATGTACAGGATGCAAGAAATTTTCAAAGAGATACTCTATTTTTAGCCGCGCCTTACAGGAAATTCTTTCAGTATGGTATCAACTACAAATACATGAAGACTGGTACTATAATGCTTTATAATGGATATCAAAGATATCAGGATCGTTTGGAACCAAGGCAATTTGATTATTATGAGAGATTTTTCAGGGTAAGCATCGACCAACAAATTGGTATTTTTCAGGTAAACCTTCAGGGGCAATTCGGAAAAACAGAAAATTATCTTAGTGAATTTAGCGGAAATTCCAGTTTTTATACTTTTAATTTAGGTTTTGAAAAATTTAAAACTTCCTTTAATGTATTTGGAAGCTATGCTGTAACTTCTCGTTATCAGCTACAAAATCAAGATCAATTTTATTATGGTGCCCGTATTATCAGCCGGTTTTCTTCAAAAACTGATCTTAGCATTTTTTACCAGAACAATTATATTCCAGAAGAATATTTTACCGATCGAAATCTTTTTGAAGTTCTTTTTCATCAACGGATCTTTCCCGGACATGAATTAGATGCCTCTGGACGGTACGCTTTACAACGGGGAGAGCTAGGAAACAAAGATTTTATATTCTCAGTTCGCTATACTTGGCGTCTGAATGTTCCAGTTCAAAAAACAGCTGAATACACTACTTTATCAGGAAACATAGGTAATCTTGGTGTAAAAAAAACAGAGGGCATAAGACTTATGATGGGGAACTATCTTTCTATGACTGATAAAAATGGCAATTATATATTTAAAAATGTAACCCCAGGAGATTACATAATAGAAATAGATCGATCAACAACAGGGATAAACGACATTGCTGATATTAGTATTCCTGCATCGGTATTGCTGACCAATAAGGAGAATATTTTTAACTTCGGATTGACGACTGCCGCAAACATTCAGGGACATATTGAATTGACAGAAAATCAGGAAAGCAATCAATTCAGTTTTGCTCATTTTCAACCTAAAAAGGAAAAAAAGAAGCGGGAAAGCATTATAATAGAAGCATCAAATGGAGAACAGACTTATCGTAAAATAGGATTTATAGGTGAGAATTTCGATTTTACTTATTTACGACCGGGAGACTGGACTGTAAAGATATATCGTAATGGATTGGATAGACGTTTCAAAATTTCAATGGACACTTTTCGTTTTGCCTTAAAAGCTTCTGAAACTAAAAAGTTAACCATTAATGTTATGAAACAACAAACTGAAGTAAAATATCAGCAGGAAAGTATTAAAGTAGGCTATAATGAAATAAAAAAACAAAAATGAGATCAGTTGTTCCCCACATATTATCTATAATTTTCTGTATACTATCCGGTAAACTGTTTTCACAAATTAATGTTGCGACTACATTACCCATTGTCACTTTATTGGATATAGAACCTACAGGCAATATTGTTTTAAGCTTCGTTGCTCCCACCCAGGCAGGATTATCTATAGTAAATCCTGCGGTCAATACAACCAAATGGATTAATTATACTTCTGCGATAGCATCAGGAGGCGCTACAAGAAGAGTTACTGCGTCAGTTAATCAGGTCATTCCTGGTATCAACATCAGATTACAGGCTGCTGCAGCTTCAGGTGCAGGCGGTGGCACTTTGGGAACTCCTTCGGCTCAGGTTACACTTACAACGACACCGATTACTATAATCAGTGGAATTGGTGGAGCATTTACAGGAAATGGAGCTAATAATGGTCATAGGCTTACCATTACCTTAGTGACTAATACATATGCCAACCTATCAGCTCGTACCAATACACCAGTCGTTATCACCTATACGATCACCGAATAAAATGAATGAAATGAAATATAATAATGATTTTTTGAAAAAAAAGATTTCTTTTATAAATAATATATCTATTTTCTTCTTGATACTGGCAGGTGGCTTTTGTAAAGGACAATCATTAACTGTAGGAGGAAGTAACTGGACAGTAAGTATTCCATCTATAACCGAAGCAGGAAGCAATTATGCAGGTAGTTATGAAAGTGCAGCCAATCAAATTCTATTGGCAGCAAGTGTTCCTTTGCTGCTGGGCAGTGCAAAGGTATCTGTACATTACATAGCAAATCCAACATGGAACAGTTCCTTAGGGCTAAATATTAAAAGAACAGGAAATGGCACCACCGTTTGTTTATTATGTACTATAACTGGAGGAATTACTTATCAGGCTCTAACAATTACTGATGTAGAATTATTTAGAATTGCAGCAGTACTAGCACTCGCATCTTATAGTAATATTCCTATACAATTACAGCTAACAGGTGTATCAGTAACAGTACCTGCGGCGGCTTATGGCAGTAGGGTGGTTTTTACTATAGGTTCTCTTTAATCTTAAAATGAAAACCTCAATCTTATCGAATGAGGTTTTGCATATTTTATATTTTTAATGTTTTGCCCACCAGAGTGGAGTAAGTACAGCATCTTCTGCTCCCAACAGTTGCACTGCTTTTTGATAACCTTCTGGATCCGAATTTCTAAAACTACTAGGATATCTAAGTCTTTGTGGGAAATTCTTAAGAGAATTGGTCATAAAATTGCCTGTTGTAATGGCCGGTAAATTAACCAATGGAGTTTCAATAGCTGGATTTTCAAAAAATGGCAATCCCAATCTTCTATGGTCATTCCATGATTCCAAAGGAAGCCATGGCATATTAGCTAAATACTTTTGAGTAATGATTTTAGTTAATTTATCATTTTTAAAAGCTCCGTTTTTGTAAATAGTATTAACCGGGTAATTAATGGTAACTGAAACAAGATTATTGCTGGCAGGGTCTCTATATTTCATCGTATGAGTTGATCCCGGTTCTGTAATATGCCCATAAGCAACGGAAGTTCCATCTCTGTTGTAATCAGTAGAAGCAATATATTGTCCGTAGAACTGAGAAACACTATTATAGATAAAGCTATCTTGTATCCCTTTATTATAAGCTGCTTCATCATTCATTGGTGTAGCCCATCCTTTTAAGGCTGCTTCAGCAATTAAGAAATAAGATTCCCAGCTTGCAAAAAATATTCTTGAGTTGGTACTCTCTCTATATTGCTTTCCCAAAGCAGGTGCACGACCAATTAATCCTCTTAATCCATTTCTTTGGCCTTTCTCAGCCCAGTTTCCAATTGCAAATGCATTCCAGGTATTTACAGCGTTTACAGTGATGGTTGTATTATTCGTAAATTGAAGATCCCCATAGTTTGTTTTAGCATCATTTGTATAGGTAGGATAAAGAGAATAAATAGGATTTGTAAAGTCTCCTGGAATATAAAATGTTTTAAACGCTCTTGGATCAATCTTATTTGGAATTCCATCCAGCCAATAGCCAGCAGAAGGATCATTGGTAAGTTT is part of the Chryseobacterium paludis genome and encodes:
- a CDS encoding COG1470 family protein, whose translation is MIKIWALYLFILLPVLTFSQKQPKEFVSKKDSLLPGTATSVSFTLENKTLINKTYDIRIETSNPYIRPILNRNELTIPAEENTVYIVPLRIATETPKGVYNVRLYGTEKSDGEQFIKTLEIEVVGNRKLSLTAINSPEFVKAGETITSSFLLKNSGNVAEKLILESKNAVVDHEASLLLPPGETKIINIAKNTNPDLGKNEYQNLNLSVYSIDNPKENQTAYSSTKIISVKPTEDDIYHRLPVSASLAFIGMKNRGIYHDGFQGELYGKGTLDKENKGILEFHAVSSNPVEFNSFTQYEEYFINYRRDNLFAHLGDKTYSSSYLTEFARYGRGVELQYNFKKISIGGFYNHPRFFRDIKDEFNVYSKFKINKESEITAGYLYKIPRTGDVKLSLNDVRLDSNAHLPYVTGKFKLDKHLDVSGELAYSKTDNTDGTAYMVQVLASYEKFNGNIMYMRASPQFSGYFTNTSTFNGNLQYKVSRRLSVFGNYVQDARNFQRDTLFLAAPYRKFFQYGINYKYMKTGTIMLYNGYQRYQDRLEPRQFDYYERFFRVSIDQQIGIFQVNLQGQFGKTENYLSEFSGNSSFYTFNLGFEKFKTSFNVFGSYAVTSRYQLQNQDQFYYGARIISRFSSKTDLSIFYQNNYIPEEYFTDRNLFEVLFHQRIFPGHELDASGRYALQRGELGNKDFIFSVRYTWRLNVPVQKTAEYTTLSGNIGNLGVKKTEGIRLMMGNYLSMTDKNGNYIFKNVTPGDYIIEIDRSTTGINDIADISIPASVLLTNKENIFNFGLTTAANIQGHIELTENQESNQFSFAHFQPKKEKKKRESIIIEASNGEQTYRKIGFIGENFDFTYLRPGDWTVKIYRNGLDRRFKISMDTFRFALKASETKKLTINVMKQQTEVKYQQESIKVGYNEIKKQK
- a CDS encoding SusD/RagB family nutrient-binding outer membrane lipoprotein, whose product is MKKYIIPALASIFLTFCGCKDFEEINTDPLSANIDQVQPEYFLNSSILGAQQDPNIAERLFVLYWKTAARQHLSTGIAGGTDNDSWTVEYWKYISQWLNNANATIQIANEKKATGQGLPHYDNLIQVARIWRAYLMSEFSDNFGPQPILAFQGTNPNFNSEKEVYYFILDELKDAVAKMDLNQPIPADNISKYDMAYKLKWNQWVKYANSLRMRVAMRISEVEPAKAKSEFEAAIASNNFISVSSDNFTIAEKPGWDGLTGVMSREWNSQLLSSTLNNLYIGLGGINSMDQLSQDKHSAIKDADYIGIKYDEQFTKLTNDPSAGYWLDGIPNKIDPRAFKTFYIPGDFTNPIYSLYPTYTNDAKTNYGDLQFTNNTTITVNAVNTWNAFAIGNWAEKGQRNGLRGLIGRAPALGKQYRESTNSRIFFASWESYFLIAEAALKGWATPMNDEAAYNKGIQDSFIYNSVSQFYGQYIASTDYNRDGTSVAYGHITEPGSTHTMKYRDPASNNLVSVTINYPVNTIYKNGAFKNDKLTKIITQKYLANMPWLPLESWNDHRRLGLPFFENPAIETPLVNLPAITTGNFMTNSLKNFPQRLRYPSSFRNSDPEGYQKAVQLLGAEDAVLTPLWWAKH